Genomic segment of Gloeocapsa sp. PCC 7428:
ATCGCCCAACCACAGTTGAACGACAACGCAATTACACTGACAGGCGCAGCATTAGCGGAAATTCACGCGCAAAATCCTGCTCATCTCAACATTCTTAGCCGCAACGCTGAAGCACAAAGTTTGCTGTCGATTGCCGACGATTTAAGCTTTATTTATCCCCCAATTGCCAACTTAGCCCAAAACTTAGCACGGCAATTTGCCGAACGATTACTCGCACTACCGCAGCTAACGTACCCAATTCACGGCGACTTCAACGCTGAACAAGTACTTTTAAGCGAAAACAACGTCACGATTCTTGATTTTGATCGCGCGGTACGTAGCGATCCAGCAGCGGATTTAGGCTCATTTCTTGCTCGACTAGAACGTGACAACTTGTGCGGTGACTTATCGTCGTACCGCCTACAACAAATTAAAGCAGCATTGTTACAAAGCTATCAAGCGCCACACCTCGATAACCGCATCGAGTTATACACTGCGATCGCCTTATTCCGACTTGCGTGCGAACCCTTTCGCTACCGCGAATCCAATTGGTATGAAAAAACTGTGGCAATCCTACAGCAAGCTGAGCTAATTTTGCAGCGATCGCTTTTCTTAGGCGCATCTCAGTCGGCATAAAAGGAAATTATGACTAGTATCTCAGCGATCGATCCATTCGATGTCGTCAGCGATGCCAAAATGCCATTTTTAGCACAAGCATTGCATCCTGAAACTGTCCAACAGCAATTCAATCAGCTGGCGCTTTGGCAAAACACGCACCCTATGCAACTGCAAGCGATTCGCGTCATTCGCTATAAACCAGGGCGACGGTGTTTAATTGAATACGATGTCGTGGAAAATCAATCGTTTGTCACGTTAATTGGCAAAACCCGCGCCAAAGGACTCGATCGTTGTAGCTTTCGACTTATGCAGTTACTTTGGCACAACGGCTTTGATGCCAAAAGCAGCGATCGCATTTCGGTTCCTGAACCAGTCGGTATCCTTCCCCAATTTCAGATGTGGCTGCAACGCAAAATAGCAGGAACGCTTGCAACCGATTTGCTACCAAAAAGTGAAGGAGTTGATTTAGCAAAATTCATTGCCCAAGGCGCTTACAAGCTTCAGCAAGCAAACATTGTGCCTCGGCGCAGCCATACAATGACAGACGAACTCAAAATCTTAGGCGATCGCTTATCGCAGGTCAAGCAATTATATCCGCATTGGTCACAACGCATCGAGCGGTTACTTGCGGCGTGCGATTTTCTCAGTAGTGCGACGCCAGAATCAGACACGCGGGGAATTCATCGCGATTTTTACCCCGATCAAGTTTTGGTTGCAGGCGATCGCATTTACTTACTTGACTTGGATCTGTATTGTATTGGCGATCCGAGTTTGGATATTGGCAACTTTATAGCCCACATAACCGAGCAAAGCTTGCGTACTTTGGGTCACGAAGATGCTTTAATAGATCGAGAAGAAGCGGCGATCGCTGAATTTATCCGCCTGGGTGGTGCAGCAACTCAAACCACGATTCAAGCATATAAAACGCTGACGTTAGCGCGACATATTTATATCAGTACGCTGTTTCCCGAAAGGCAAAAATTTACAGAGACACTTTTAGAACTTTGCGAACAACGGCTATCTTTAGCCCTTCATTGCGTGTGAGAACAGATTGATGACGATAAAAGTAAGGCAAATCTTAACACACCTCACCGTAATCGGTGTAACGTCATTCTTGACAAATAATCCTGTTAGTGCATTAGGAACCTCTAATACGACAGATCCCCTCGCGCAAGTGACATCGGTTTCGCAGTTATCGGATGTCGCACCCAGTGATTGGGCATTTCAATCGCTCAGTTCTTTGGTGGAACGCTACGGCTGTATCGCGGGTTATCCTGATGGAACGTATCGCGGGAATCGCGCGTTAACTCGCTACGAGTTCGCGGCGGGTTTAAATGCGTGTTTAGCACAAATTAATTCTTTAATTACGTCCAGCACAGCAGATGCAATTCGTCAAGAAGACATCGTAACATTGCAACGCTTACAAACCGAGTTTGCGCAAGAATTAACAGTGTTACGAGGAAGAGTCGATCAACTCGAAGCCCGCACCGCCGAACTTGAAGCGCAACAATTTTCGACAACAACGAAACTCGAAGGAGAAGTCGTTTTTGCTGTCAACGGCGTGACAGGCGATCGCAAAGCCGATGGAAGTGATGACGAAATTGACGATAACTTGATTCTCGCTTATCGAACGAGATTAGACTTTAATACGAGTTTCAGCGGTACAGATAACTTAAGAGTTCGCTTACAAGCCCGCAATATTCCTGAATTTGAAGACGCCGCAGGTACGCCGATGGCTAATTTGGGAATCGATGGTAGTAGTGGTAGTAGCGTAGAACTCAGCCGTTTAGATTATTTTTTCCCTGTAGGAGAACGCGCTAGCGGTTATGTAACGATAGTTGGTGGAGGATTAGGCGACTTTGTAACGACGGTTAATCCTTTACTTAGTAGTAGCGGTGACGGTGCGGTATCGCTGTTTGGGCGAGAAAATCCGATCCGGCGACAAGGAAGTGCGCCAGGCGCTAGCTTCTTTTATGAACTAAGCGATGCAATTCTCTTTGAGGTAGGTTATGCGGCTAGCGATGCTAGTGATTCAGAGGTAGGAATTTGGCAAAGTCCGTATGCGGCGGTAGCGCAGTTAACAGTACAACCCAGCGAATCACTAAATGTTGCTTTGACGTACATTCGTTCGTACAACAGTATCAGTACGGGTACAGGAAGCGAACTTTCCAACGATCCGTTTGATGACGAAGCAGAGACAATTACAGGAAACTCCTACGGCGTAGAAGCTGCGTTGCAAGTCAGTCCTAAGTTTACGCTTGGCGGTAGGGTTGGTTGGATTCAAGCAACCGCAACGGATCTTGATAACAATCCTTCAGCAAATATCTTCACTTGGGCTGTGTCGTTAGCTTTCCCTGATTTAGCCGGAGAAGATAATTTAGCAGGGATCATCATCGGTGTACCGCCAAAAGTTGTGAGTAATGAATTTGACGCAGATTTAGAAGAAGATGCGACTTCACTACACCTTGAAGCTTTTTACCGCTTTCAAGTGAATGACAACTTAGCCATTACTCCTGGCGTTTTTATGATTACTAATCCCGAACACGACGCAGATAATGACACGATTTATGTAGGAACCGTCCGCACGACGTTTGAATTTTGAAGTAGAGAAAGGGTAATTGGTAATCGGATTTCACTCTATTGCTAGAAGCGTAACTACGGTAAGTTCAAGATATAAATAAATAAACGCAAGCTGGTGTAGTTCAGTTTCATTAAATACAAATGCGATCGCACCTCTCTTCAAGTCGATGGCGCTTAGGTTTAGCCTTATCGCTATTGACAGTTTTCTTGTGGGGAATCTTACCCATTGCTTTATCAGTAACACTCCAAGTACTCGATGTTTATACACTCACTTGGTTTCGATTTTTAATTTCTTTTGGGTTACTCGCAATTTATTTAGCTAGCCGCCAGCAGTTACCACAATGGCAAAAACTCCGCAATGCTGGGTTAGGGCTTATTGTAGTTGCAACAGTATTTTTAGGAATAAATTACTTACTCTTCGTACAAGGTTTAACGCTAACTTCTCCCGCGAATGCCCAAGTTTTGATTCAACTTGCACCAGTATTATTTGGAATAGGCGCGATCGCCGTTTTTAAAGAACGCTTCAACCGTTACCAATCAATTGGGTTAAGTATCCTTGTACTTGGTTTGGTATTGTTCTTTAACGAGCAATTGCAAAGTTTACTTGTCGCAAATTCTACGTATCTCCTTGGTAGTGGTATTTTAGTACTCGCCGCCGCAGCTTGGGCAGTGTATGCTTTAGCACAAAAACAATTACTGCGATCGCTTTCTTCCACAAACGTGATGCTACTTATATATGGTGGTTGCGCGTTGTTATTTACGCCTGTAGCGACACCGCAAACAATTCTGACGTTGAGTTTATTACACTGGGGAACGCTACTATTTTGCGGATTAAATACTTTAATTGCCTATGGTGCCTTTGCTGAAGCCCTCGAACACTGGGAAGCCTCGCGCGTCAGTGCGGTTTTGGCACTTACTCCGGTTGTGACTTTGATATCTGTCGAAGTTGTGTCATCGATTCTTCCTAGTTGGATTGACAGCGAACAATTGACGCTTTTAGGTTTCGCAGGTGCTATTTTAGTCGTTGCCGGTTCAATGGCGATCGCTTTAGGTAAATCAGGTTAAATGCAGTAGCTTGGTAAATATACTCTGTTCTCAACGCTAGTTTTCGATTTATGAGTAAACAACTAGATGAAGCTGTTTCGCGTGAAATCGCTAATAATATCAAAAGTAAAGCAAAACAAAGCTTTGACAACGCCTACAAAGCAGCCCTAGCAACTGATGGTGCAGTGTACGTACAAGGCTTTTTAGTTTTAGCGGCGAAACCTTATCGCATCATCGAACACAGTTGGATCGAACTCGAAGATCGCATTATCGATCCGACACTACCTTTTTTAAACCACAAAGCCGAAGACCTTTACTACTATCCTGCGCAGCAACTTACACTCAAACAACTCAAAGCCGCCGTCGAAGAAGCACAAGAAGACTATCCCGAAGACAACCCGCTTCCGGTTTACGGTGCCGCACCTTATGAATACTATGGTGATGTGATGTTGGGTGGTATTGAATATTTAGCTGCGTATCAAGCCGCCGAAGCCAAGTGGAAAGAATTAAACGATCCGCAATATAACTAAGAGTGAGATTGCTCAAGTTATTGATAGGTTGTCAGTTATACTTGCCTTAACTGCCGCCACGATTGAGAGAGAACTGAGCCTGCTGACTTGGCAAAAATAAACGCGAGCAAAATACCAACCGCGATGTCGGGTAACGATGAGTTTGTAAGATAAACCAGACTTGCTGCGCCTAGTACAGAGGTGTTGGCAATGATGTCATTGCGAGAACAAAGCCACACAGAAGACATATTAATGTTGTCGTTGCGATGCTGTGTAAGGAGATATAGACAGAACAAATTGGTGCAGAGAGCTACAACACCAATACCACTCATCACCTTAAGTTCTGGAGGCGTATTAAAAGCGAGTTGATAGGCAGCCCTGGCAAATACGGCTACAGCTGATAGAAACATGATGCCGCCCTTAAGCATGGCAGATTGGGCATGAGCCTTACTACCCATGTTGATGACATATAGGCTGCTAGCATAGGCAATCGCATCACCCAGCATATCGAGTGAGTCACCCGTCAACGCTAGTGAGTTTGACCATATCCCTGATAGCAATTCAACGCCAAACATCACGGAATTGATACCAAGCACCGTCCACAGAACTTTGCTTTGCCGCTTATTCAGCTTTTCTAGTTCGCATGATTTCTTTTGACAGCAGCGATCGGACATACATTGCCTCGGCAATACTGTCATCATTATGACATTCAAACAAACATTTGAATGAAGAAGTAAAAAAACTAAGCTCCTTGCTTAATCGTGTTTTGTAAACACATGGCTTAACACCTGGCTGACAAACTCATCTCGTAGCGAATAGTAAACCAATTTTCCATCGTTTCTGTATTTCAGGAGCTTGAGATCGCGTAGCTTTCGCAGATGGTGAGATGCTGCCGATATTTGCACACCTAATACAGCCGCGATGTCGCATACACAAAGTTCTTGAGCATCTTTGAGCGCATGAAGAATCTTCAACCTAGATTTGTCTGCTAATGCGGTAAAGAGAGTTTGGGCGATTTCAAAAGCTTCGTCATCAGGAAGGGCATCACGCACTTGAGCTACAAGATCTGTGTTAAAACAGCGGACTTGACAAACATCAATAGGCTTTGTTTTCGGCACAAACTAAGATCTCTCTAGCAACAATTGCAGGTTAATTTTAGCAAAGGTACAAGAAGCGGCGCGGTCTAACATTAGCGATTAGTGACTAAATCTATATCTTTGTACTCTGAGGGCGCTGAATGAAGTGCAAGCAAACCAATTACCAAGCATCAGTTTTAATCTTCCGATAGAGATTTGTTAAAGTTCCTGTGGGATTTGTAGAAAGTGGCAGATCGCACTTACAATCCCAGAGGTGATTAAATGGCAGCGGTTAATTTTCAAGACGGTTACTCGCAAAACTTTGATTCTTTAATTGATTCTGGTTCTGCAAGTTGGGCGAATGACGCGACAATTCCAGGTTGGTATACCGCAAGAACAGGAACCGGAACAAGTATTGTGGCATCTACCGGAAGTAGTAATGCTGGAAATCTTTATAGCTTTGGCTTAGCAGGTAGTAGCGATCGCGCTTTAGGTTCAATAGGTTCAGGAAATGCAGCAGCAGGAGATTTCTATTGGGGAGTACGCTTAGTTAACGATACCAATCAAACAATTACCGGATTAGATATCAGTTACATTGGCGAACAATGGCGCTTTAGCGGTGCAAACGCCGCGCAAACTGTTGATTTTTCCTACCAAATCGGAGCGCAGAATTTAACTAGCGGTAATTGGATTAATTTCGATCCTCTCGATTTTACCAGCCCTGTCACCAGCGGTACAACGGGGGCGCTCAATGGCAATGCCGATGCTAATCGTACCTTTAAATCAGCAACTTTAACCAATTTAGTCCTAGAAGCGGAACAAGAAATTTGGTTACGCTGGTTTGATCCCGATCATTCAGGTGCAGATCATGGTTTAGCCATTGATAATTTTACAATTGCTATTAGCGAACAGGGAGATCCCGATCCCGATCCTGTTGAACCTGGTGATGTACGGATTTTTGATATTCAAGGAACATCGCACCGATCGCCCTTAGAAGGACAGCAAGTGACAAACGTTCCTGGAATCGTCACCGCAGTGCGAAATAACGGCTTTTACATTCAAGATGTGATGGGTGACGGCAATGCGGCGACGTCAGATGGTATTTTTATCTTTACTTCTTCTGCTCCCAATGTTGCGGTAGGCGATGCAGTACTGGCGAGTGGAATTGTCGGCGAGTTTCGTCCTGGTGGTGCAAATAGTGGTAACTTGACAACAACGCAGATTGGTGGCGCGAGTTTTAACATATTGTCGCGAGGGAATGCGCTACCAGAATCAACAATTATTGGTGTAGAAGGAAGAAAGCCACCTACCGAAAGAATTTATGGCAATGCTGTAGGTGGTAATGTTGAAAATCCTGGTAACGAATTTAATCCGCAACGCAACGGACTCGACTTTTACGAAAGTTTAGAGGCAATGCGCGTGCAAGTTGATGGTGGTGTTGTTGTGGGTCCTACGAACCAGTTTAACGAAATTTGGGTACTAGGAGACAACGGTGTTGCGGCAACAGGGCGCACTCCGCGTGGTGGAATTGTCATTAGTCCTGACGATTTTAACCCCGAACGCATTCAGATTCAAATCGACCGGAATTTGACACCAGGAACCGCACCGCAAGTTAATGTAGGCGATCGCATAGATAGTGTCACTGGCATTCTAGATTACAGTTTCGGTAACTTTGAAGTATTAAGCACGGTTCCTGTCACCGCAACACCAGGAGGGTTACAGCGCGAAGTCACGACATTAGATGCAGTGGGCGATCGCTTAACGGTTGCATCTTACAATATCGAAAACTTTCATCCTGGTAGCCCTGCATCACGAATCAATGGTATCGCCGGACATATCGCCCAAAACTTGAAAGCACCAGATATCATTGCCTTGCAAGAAGTTCAGGATAACTCTGGTCCTACAAATAATGGTATTGTTGATGCTGCACAATCGTATCAGGTATTAATCGATGCGATCGCGGCTGCTGGCGGTCCTACTTACAAATTCCGCGACATCGCCCCTGTTAATGGACAAGACGGCGGACAACCTGGCGGTAATATTCGCGTCGGCTACCTCTACAACCCTGAACGCGTGAACTTTATCGATCGCCCTGGCGGTACTGCAACGAGTGAAACAACAATTATTGACGGTCGATTGTCAGAAAGTCCTGGTAGAGTAGAACCTAACGATCCAGCTTTTGAAGATAGCCGCAAACCACTTGCGGGTGAGTTTGTCTTTAACGGTCAGCGGTTATTTTTAATCAACAATCACTTTAGCTCAAAAGGTGGTAGCGATCCGCTATTTGGTCGCTTTCAACCACCTAATAATAATGGAGAAGATGCGCGTACCGAACAAGCAAGAATTAATCGCGAGTTTGTCGAAGATATCTTAGCTGCAAATTCAGATGCAAGAGCAATTGTATTAGGTGACTTGAATGAATTTCAGTTTTTCCCGCCTTTAGAAGTTCTAGAGGGAGGTGCTGAACAAGTTCTCAACAATTTAACCGAAACTCTACCAGAAAATGAACGCTACAGCTATATTTTTGAAGGTAACTCGCAAGCCCTCGACCACATTTTAGTCACCGATAGCTTATTACCGATAGCTGAATACGATATCGTCCATGTTAACGCGGAGTTTGTCGATCAAGATAGCGATCACGATCCGTTACTCTCGCGCTTTGCGCTAGCAAATCCAACTTCTACAGTAGGTAATTCTCGCTTGGTATTTGGAACTGCTGGAGATGATGAAATCGCCGCCCAAGGTAGACAAACTATTTTTGCAGGTAATGGTGATGACTTAGTAGGTTCTGCACCAAGTTCAACAGGAAGCAATATCATTAATGGTGGCAGAGGTAACGATGAATTATTCGCTCGCAGCAATGACACTCTACTCGGTGGTAGCGGCAATGACTATTTAAATGCCGCAGATGGTACGGGTAATAACCAACTATACGGTGGTATTGGTAATGATACTTTATTTGCTGGGGGAGCGAACGATCAGCTTTATGGTCAATTCGGCGATGATGTCCTTTATGCTGGTAACGGTGGCAATTTCCTCAGTGGTGGTTTTGGTAACGATCAGTTCTGGATTGCGTTAAATCAATTACCAGAAACAGCAAACACAATTGCTGACTTTAATTTAGGTAACAACGTAATTGGAATTAGTGGCGTTGCAGCGATTAACTCGTTTGATGACCTCACTATTACACAAAGTGGTGCTAATACGGTGATTCGTGCTTTGAATCAAGATATCGCTGTCCTCACAGGTGTTCAAGCGAGTACACTCAGCACTAACAGGTTTGTGTTTGCATAAAATCGCTTGGCGACTGAAGTCGCCGCTAATCAAACTAAGACCACCTTCGTGGTCTAATTGTGTTATACCAATTCCTTAAAAAAGAGCTACAAAGAACTTCGCCTCTGCTGCTCTAAAAACCCTGACCTCTGCTGCATCAGTCGTGGTCTAATTGTGTTATACCAATTCCTTAAAAAAGAGCTACAAAGAACTTCGCCTCTGCTGCTCTAAAAACCCTGACCTCTGCTGCATCAGTCTGTAGGCTTAAAAGATTTATGCAGGAGGTTTTTTTATTTGAGTTTACAAGCAAGCTTCGGTTGTCCAGTTTTGAGAACCGCGCCCTTGGCGACAGCGCTGTTGTCTACCAGCCCATACCATCCGCCACTGCGATTGATTTGCCACTGGCTCGAATTCTACACGATAGCGTACATCTTGCACTGAATCATCAGGTAAATTGTTTTGCATTATTGTCACGACAACTTGTTGAGGATTGCGATCGTCAATAGTTACCGTTTGCTGAAAATTGCCTTCTTGTGGTTCTTGGATTCCAAACGCCGCGATCGCAATTTCTCTAGGATTGCTTCCGGTTAACTCTGAGTTGATTTGTTCTAGATTAATCGCACTATAACTATCGCGCTCGTTGGTTGCGGTTAGACACTCTGAGACAAGCGTGAGATTATTTCCTGATATTGTATAAGTTTGCGTGACTGCTTGGTTATTTTTGGCAATGTTCGCCTGAATTTGTCCCGCGTTA
This window contains:
- a CDS encoding phosphotransferase; translation: MTSISAIDPFDVVSDAKMPFLAQALHPETVQQQFNQLALWQNTHPMQLQAIRVIRYKPGRRCLIEYDVVENQSFVTLIGKTRAKGLDRCSFRLMQLLWHNGFDAKSSDRISVPEPVGILPQFQMWLQRKIAGTLATDLLPKSEGVDLAKFIAQGAYKLQQANIVPRRSHTMTDELKILGDRLSQVKQLYPHWSQRIERLLAACDFLSSATPESDTRGIHRDFYPDQVLVAGDRIYLLDLDLYCIGDPSLDIGNFIAHITEQSLRTLGHEDALIDREEAAIAEFIRLGGAATQTTIQAYKTLTLARHIYISTLFPERQKFTETLLELCEQRLSLALHCV
- a CDS encoding iron uptake porin, which codes for MTIKVRQILTHLTVIGVTSFLTNNPVSALGTSNTTDPLAQVTSVSQLSDVAPSDWAFQSLSSLVERYGCIAGYPDGTYRGNRALTRYEFAAGLNACLAQINSLITSSTADAIRQEDIVTLQRLQTEFAQELTVLRGRVDQLEARTAELEAQQFSTTTKLEGEVVFAVNGVTGDRKADGSDDEIDDNLILAYRTRLDFNTSFSGTDNLRVRLQARNIPEFEDAAGTPMANLGIDGSSGSSVELSRLDYFFPVGERASGYVTIVGGGLGDFVTTVNPLLSSSGDGAVSLFGRENPIRRQGSAPGASFFYELSDAILFEVGYAASDASDSEVGIWQSPYAAVAQLTVQPSESLNVALTYIRSYNSISTGTGSELSNDPFDDEAETITGNSYGVEAALQVSPKFTLGGRVGWIQATATDLDNNPSANIFTWAVSLAFPDLAGEDNLAGIIIGVPPKVVSNEFDADLEEDATSLHLEAFYRFQVNDNLAITPGVFMITNPEHDADNDTIYVGTVRTTFEF
- a CDS encoding DMT family transporter; protein product: MRSHLSSSRWRLGLALSLLTVFLWGILPIALSVTLQVLDVYTLTWFRFLISFGLLAIYLASRQQLPQWQKLRNAGLGLIVVATVFLGINYLLFVQGLTLTSPANAQVLIQLAPVLFGIGAIAVFKERFNRYQSIGLSILVLGLVLFFNEQLQSLLVANSTYLLGSGILVLAAAAWAVYALAQKQLLRSLSSTNVMLLIYGGCALLFTPVATPQTILTLSLLHWGTLLFCGLNTLIAYGAFAEALEHWEASRVSAVLALTPVVTLISVEVVSSILPSWIDSEQLTLLGFAGAILVVAGSMAIALGKSG
- a CDS encoding cation transporter; translation: MMTVLPRQCMSDRCCQKKSCELEKLNKRQSKVLWTVLGINSVMFGVELLSGIWSNSLALTGDSLDMLGDAIAYASSLYVINMGSKAHAQSAMLKGGIMFLSAVAVFARAAYQLAFNTPPELKVMSGIGVVALCTNLFCLYLLTQHRNDNINMSSVWLCSRNDIIANTSVLGAASLVYLTNSSLPDIAVGILLAFIFAKSAGSVLSQSWRQLRQV
- a CDS encoding metalloregulator ArsR/SmtB family transcription factor → MPKTKPIDVCQVRCFNTDLVAQVRDALPDDEAFEIAQTLFTALADKSRLKILHALKDAQELCVCDIAAVLGVQISAASHHLRKLRDLKLLKYRNDGKLVYYSLRDEFVSQVLSHVFTKHD
- a CDS encoding endonuclease/exonuclease/phosphatase family protein; translated protein: MAAVNFQDGYSQNFDSLIDSGSASWANDATIPGWYTARTGTGTSIVASTGSSNAGNLYSFGLAGSSDRALGSIGSGNAAAGDFYWGVRLVNDTNQTITGLDISYIGEQWRFSGANAAQTVDFSYQIGAQNLTSGNWINFDPLDFTSPVTSGTTGALNGNADANRTFKSATLTNLVLEAEQEIWLRWFDPDHSGADHGLAIDNFTIAISEQGDPDPDPVEPGDVRIFDIQGTSHRSPLEGQQVTNVPGIVTAVRNNGFYIQDVMGDGNAATSDGIFIFTSSAPNVAVGDAVLASGIVGEFRPGGANSGNLTTTQIGGASFNILSRGNALPESTIIGVEGRKPPTERIYGNAVGGNVENPGNEFNPQRNGLDFYESLEAMRVQVDGGVVVGPTNQFNEIWVLGDNGVAATGRTPRGGIVISPDDFNPERIQIQIDRNLTPGTAPQVNVGDRIDSVTGILDYSFGNFEVLSTVPVTATPGGLQREVTTLDAVGDRLTVASYNIENFHPGSPASRINGIAGHIAQNLKAPDIIALQEVQDNSGPTNNGIVDAAQSYQVLIDAIAAAGGPTYKFRDIAPVNGQDGGQPGGNIRVGYLYNPERVNFIDRPGGTATSETTIIDGRLSESPGRVEPNDPAFEDSRKPLAGEFVFNGQRLFLINNHFSSKGGSDPLFGRFQPPNNNGEDARTEQARINREFVEDILAANSDARAIVLGDLNEFQFFPPLEVLEGGAEQVLNNLTETLPENERYSYIFEGNSQALDHILVTDSLLPIAEYDIVHVNAEFVDQDSDHDPLLSRFALANPTSTVGNSRLVFGTAGDDEIAAQGRQTIFAGNGDDLVGSAPSSTGSNIINGGRGNDELFARSNDTLLGGSGNDYLNAADGTGNNQLYGGIGNDTLFAGGANDQLYGQFGDDVLYAGNGGNFLSGGFGNDQFWIALNQLPETANTIADFNLGNNVIGISGVAAINSFDDLTITQSGANTVIRALNQDIAVLTGVQASTLSTNRFVFA